In a genomic window of Streptomyces sp. NBC_01231:
- a CDS encoding amino acid adenylation domain-containing protein: MPLRHLTPRDQHLFRLYGHGPAVPVPDPLIHHAVERQALATPHAVAAEHLGATITYGELDRYADALAARLTREGVRPGDHVGLFVRRSIPMLVGLLGILKAGAAYVPQDVALAPPAQLAHVVRAARTSVVLTLIEHAHRVPRPPGHRLIALDEPMPYVPAPRRPTEPRAPRPAVRPDDGCYVLFTSGTTGRPNGVKVTHRNVANILLTEPGGLGIRTGDRVAQLLNIAFDMAAWEILGCLAHGGTLVIRGKDIAATARTATVLVATPTVLSGVDPASCPRVRTVAVAGEPCPRPLADRWARRAAFFNCCGPTETTIVNTMGRHDPAAPLLTIGRPTPNNTVYVLDADRRPLPVGEVGEMWAGGDCVSAGYLGDDRLNGERYAPDPFLGGDHRMFRTRDLGRWTPDGDLEHLGRTDDQVKVRGFRVELDSVSSVLESVEGCVRAVTLKQDARTLVSFVSPADVDPDAARRAVADALPYYCVPSKVLPLAFLPETDRGKIDKPALLRLVERRTAVAR; encoded by the coding sequence CCGTGGCCGCCGAACACCTCGGCGCGACGATCACGTACGGCGAGCTGGACCGGTACGCGGACGCTCTCGCCGCCCGTCTCACCCGCGAGGGCGTCCGCCCCGGCGACCACGTCGGACTCTTCGTGCGCCGCTCGATCCCGATGCTCGTCGGCCTGCTCGGGATCCTGAAGGCGGGCGCCGCCTACGTTCCCCAGGACGTCGCCCTGGCACCCCCGGCCCAGCTCGCCCACGTCGTCCGCGCCGCCCGTACCTCAGTGGTCCTCACCCTCATCGAACACGCCCACCGCGTACCGCGGCCGCCCGGCCACCGCCTGATCGCGCTCGACGAGCCGATGCCGTACGTCCCCGCCCCCCGGCGCCCCACCGAGCCCCGTGCCCCCCGCCCCGCCGTCCGCCCCGACGACGGCTGCTACGTGCTGTTCACCTCGGGCACCACCGGCCGCCCCAACGGCGTGAAGGTCACCCACCGCAACGTCGCCAACATCCTGCTCACCGAGCCCGGCGGCCTCGGCATCCGCACCGGCGACCGCGTGGCGCAACTGCTGAACATCGCCTTCGACATGGCCGCCTGGGAGATCCTCGGCTGCCTCGCACACGGCGGCACCCTCGTGATCCGCGGCAAGGACATCGCGGCGACCGCCCGGACCGCCACCGTGCTGGTCGCCACCCCGACGGTGTTGTCCGGCGTCGACCCCGCGAGCTGCCCGCGGGTGCGCACGGTCGCGGTCGCCGGGGAGCCCTGCCCGCGCCCGCTGGCCGACCGCTGGGCCCGGCGGGCGGCCTTCTTCAACTGCTGCGGCCCGACCGAGACGACGATCGTCAACACCATGGGCCGGCACGATCCGGCGGCCCCGCTGCTGACCATCGGCCGCCCGACCCCCAACAACACGGTGTACGTCCTCGACGCCGACCGCCGCCCCCTGCCCGTCGGCGAGGTCGGCGAGATGTGGGCGGGCGGCGACTGCGTCTCGGCCGGCTACCTGGGCGACGACCGACTGAACGGCGAGCGCTACGCCCCCGACCCCTTCCTCGGCGGCGACCACCGGATGTTCCGCACCCGCGACCTCGGTCGCTGGACCCCCGACGGCGACCTCGAACACCTCGGCCGCACCGACGACCAGGTCAAGGTCCGTGGCTTCCGCGTCGAACTCGACTCCGTCTCCTCGGTGCTGGAGTCGGTCGAGGGCTGTGTGCGCGCGGTGACCCTGAAACAGGACGCACGCACCCTGGTCTCCTTCGTCAGCCCGGCGGACGTCGACCCGGACGCGGCCCGCCGCGCGGTGGCCGACGCCCTCCCGTACTACTGCGTCCCGTCGAAGGTCCTGCCGCTCGCGTTCCTCCCCGAGACCGACCGCGGCAAGATCGACAAACCGGCCCTGCTGCGGCTGGTCGAGCGGCGTACGGCGGTGGCCCGGTGA